A single Cnuibacter physcomitrellae DNA region contains:
- a CDS encoding MmyB family transcriptional regulator has protein sequence MSAKPRGVPPELEEMIDSWAAIPAFIRDRYLTVVAANGLARSVSPSFHEGVNLVRSTFLDSDVLHTSPHPRLIAEHVAGTLRESLSRHESDGDFEQIVEELSAASTQFAAAWNDEEAVPGEQDTFTFPHDIVGALTLGYQQLSIPRHFDLTLVVWRPADEPSRTALAELAEIASGASEA, from the coding sequence ATGAGTGCGAAGCCCCGCGGTGTGCCCCCGGAGCTCGAGGAGATGATCGATTCGTGGGCGGCGATCCCGGCGTTCATCCGCGACCGCTACCTCACGGTGGTCGCCGCGAACGGGCTCGCGCGGAGCGTCTCCCCGTCGTTCCATGAGGGTGTGAACCTGGTCCGCAGCACGTTCCTGGACTCCGACGTCCTGCACACGAGTCCGCACCCCCGGCTGATCGCCGAGCACGTCGCCGGGACCCTGCGGGAGTCCCTGTCCCGGCACGAGTCCGACGGCGACTTCGAGCAGATCGTCGAGGAGCTGTCGGCCGCGAGCACGCAGTTCGCTGCGGCGTGGAACGACGAGGAGGCCGTGCCAGGCGAGCAGGACACCTTCACCTTCCCTCACGACATCGTGGGAGCGCTGACCCTCGGATATCAGCAGCTGAGCATCCCCCGTCACTTCGACCTCACCCTCGTCGTCTGGCGACCGGCGGACGAGCCGTCCCGGACGGCGCTCGCCGAGCTGGCGGAGATCGCCTCAGGGGCGTCGGAGGCCTGA
- a CDS encoding helix-turn-helix domain-containing protein, whose amino-acid sequence MTDELTVWLDRLRILSDVASGGMPLAEALTLVAETARTLLGFDFCGVLVPDTDRQALVLAGWSGLSDEYVDGINRRNPVGLASTAPSSRAFHAGAPVAVADIETEQGFAPWGGVAHEQGYRSMISVPLRGPDRALGTLNGYHSRAHDHTAEEIERMTLLANHAAAALASAGLVEQLRLANASLREQRDRLERSQAMHHSLLQVSLESRGIGGVLEATQGLIHRPLRLLDSQGEIIGEAGTWQTQGRELATPVRLEAEVVGTLVVCDLDGMRLDELDELAIGHAVVVLALELLRERTALEAEFRLHGDLLSDVLLFGVTEQNVRRAEALGRDLHRMTCAVVATFELAPAGEPHADDIAGREREDVPMSDGRLLSALSMLSRTQVTVDGVTVTPLVAIHRGLLVAMWPDTVDADTAAKACHRTLTAGLPSRQVLVASSGSARRSLPEAVRIARGTHAFVRASGRSVDAPVAPASLGVVGVLLQVENTSALREFVTDQVGAVLDYDARRGSDLLRTLHVHLDNGLDRTATGAVMRVHPNTVNQRLRRIEQLTGRSLTDPASLLGFSAAVAMLTMLPPGEGAVTG is encoded by the coding sequence ATGACGGACGAGCTCACGGTGTGGCTGGACCGCCTGAGGATCCTGAGCGACGTCGCGTCGGGAGGCATGCCTCTCGCGGAGGCCCTCACCCTCGTCGCGGAGACCGCACGGACCCTCCTCGGCTTCGACTTCTGCGGTGTCCTGGTCCCCGACACCGACCGACAGGCGCTCGTGCTGGCGGGGTGGAGCGGCCTCTCCGACGAGTACGTGGACGGCATCAACCGACGGAACCCGGTCGGGCTGGCCAGCACGGCGCCGTCCAGCCGGGCGTTCCACGCCGGCGCCCCCGTCGCCGTGGCCGACATCGAGACCGAGCAGGGATTCGCCCCCTGGGGCGGTGTCGCCCACGAGCAGGGCTATCGGTCCATGATCTCGGTCCCGCTGCGCGGCCCCGACAGAGCCCTGGGCACGCTCAACGGCTACCACTCGCGGGCGCACGACCACACGGCGGAGGAGATCGAGCGGATGACGCTGCTCGCCAACCACGCCGCCGCGGCCCTGGCCTCTGCGGGGCTGGTGGAGCAGCTGCGCCTGGCCAACGCGTCCCTCCGGGAGCAGCGCGACCGCCTGGAGCGCAGCCAGGCGATGCACCACAGCCTCCTGCAGGTGTCGCTGGAGTCACGCGGCATCGGCGGGGTGCTCGAAGCCACGCAGGGACTCATCCACCGGCCGCTGCGATTGCTGGACTCCCAAGGCGAGATCATCGGCGAGGCAGGCACATGGCAGACCCAGGGGCGGGAGCTCGCCACGCCCGTGCGGCTCGAGGCGGAGGTCGTCGGGACGCTCGTCGTCTGCGATCTCGACGGGATGCGGCTGGATGAGCTGGACGAGCTCGCCATCGGTCACGCGGTGGTGGTCCTGGCGCTCGAGCTGCTGCGGGAGCGGACGGCCCTCGAGGCGGAGTTCCGCCTGCACGGGGACCTGCTGAGCGATGTCCTGCTGTTCGGGGTGACCGAGCAGAACGTCCGACGCGCCGAGGCGCTCGGGCGAGACCTGCACCGCATGACCTGCGCCGTCGTCGCGACGTTCGAGCTCGCCCCGGCAGGCGAGCCCCACGCCGACGACATCGCCGGCCGGGAGCGGGAGGACGTGCCGATGAGCGACGGCCGGCTCCTCTCGGCGCTGTCGATGCTGTCCCGGACCCAGGTGACGGTCGACGGCGTCACGGTCACGCCGCTGGTCGCGATCCACCGGGGCCTCCTCGTCGCGATGTGGCCGGACACCGTCGACGCCGACACGGCGGCCAAAGCCTGCCACCGCACGTTGACGGCGGGCCTGCCCTCTCGTCAGGTGCTGGTCGCCTCCTCCGGGAGCGCGCGCCGGTCGCTGCCCGAAGCCGTGCGGATCGCCCGGGGGACCCACGCGTTCGTCCGCGCCTCCGGCCGGAGCGTCGACGCCCCCGTCGCCCCGGCGTCCCTCGGAGTCGTCGGTGTCCTGCTGCAGGTGGAGAACACCTCGGCCCTGAGGGAGTTCGTGACCGATCAGGTGGGCGCCGTGCTGGACTACGACGCGCGGCGCGGGTCGGATCTCCTGCGCACCCTGCACGTCCACCTGGACAACGGGCTGGACCGGACGGCCACCGGAGCCGTGATGCGCGTCCATCCGAACACCGTGAACCAGCGCCTTCGGAGGATCGAGCAGCTGACCGGGAGGTCGTTGACCGACCCCGCCTCCCTGCTGGGGTTCAGCGCGGCGGTGGCGATGCTGACCATGCTGCCGCCCGGCGAGGGTGCGGTCACCGGATAG
- a CDS encoding aldehyde dehydrogenase: MTVTAPASVDTSQPYERDGRLVRDIVDPSTGATIESVPEFTAADVDVAVERAARAFETGAWPALTPTQRARILLRIADEIEQSTEELYRLEAANNGRPVTETRAQLSRVPEWFRYNAGLLAAERTSVLPSDGPYLTYQRRAPLGVCGIITPFNHPMLILARSLSAALATGNTVVIKPSELTPLTTLALMPILERAGVPDGVVSVVTGAAETGKRLTEHPLVAKITLTGGTETGRSAAVATARRFARMTAELGGKTPLLVFDDIDAKVAAEGAAFAAFVAAGQSCVAGSRFLVQRDVYDGFVAHLTDIASAIRLGDPSEAATQMGPLISERQRSKVAALVDSAREEGATITTGGVVPDLPAPLSDGFFYAPTVIADANMDMRVAREEIFGPVAVVIPFDDEAEVLAMANDNPYGLGAGVWTRDIARGHRVANGIRAGMVWINDHHRLEPSLPWGGIKESGIGKDAGIESFQEFSWLKTVVTRISETSVDWYGGADERLN, from the coding sequence ATGACCGTCACCGCACCCGCCTCCGTCGACACGAGCCAGCCGTACGAGCGCGACGGGCGCCTCGTCCGCGACATCGTCGACCCCTCGACCGGCGCGACGATCGAGAGCGTCCCGGAGTTCACCGCGGCGGACGTCGACGTCGCCGTCGAGCGTGCCGCGCGGGCGTTCGAGACCGGGGCGTGGCCGGCCCTGACGCCCACGCAGAGGGCGCGCATCCTCCTGCGGATCGCGGACGAGATCGAGCAGTCCACGGAGGAGCTCTACCGTCTGGAGGCGGCCAACAACGGGCGTCCGGTCACCGAGACCCGGGCCCAGCTGTCCCGGGTGCCGGAGTGGTTCCGCTACAACGCGGGCCTGCTCGCGGCGGAACGCACCTCCGTGCTGCCGAGCGACGGCCCCTACCTCACGTACCAGCGCCGAGCGCCGCTGGGCGTGTGCGGGATCATCACGCCCTTCAACCATCCGATGCTCATCCTCGCCCGCAGCCTGTCCGCGGCTCTGGCCACCGGCAATACGGTCGTCATCAAGCCGAGCGAGCTCACCCCGCTGACCACCCTCGCCCTGATGCCGATCCTGGAGCGCGCCGGGGTCCCCGATGGTGTCGTGTCCGTCGTGACGGGCGCCGCCGAGACGGGCAAGCGGCTGACGGAGCACCCTCTGGTCGCGAAGATCACCCTCACCGGCGGGACCGAGACGGGCCGATCGGCTGCCGTGGCCACCGCACGACGCTTCGCGCGGATGACCGCCGAGCTCGGCGGGAAGACCCCCCTCCTCGTCTTCGACGACATCGACGCGAAGGTCGCCGCCGAGGGTGCGGCATTCGCCGCGTTCGTGGCCGCCGGCCAGTCCTGCGTCGCCGGATCCCGGTTCCTCGTCCAGCGCGACGTGTACGACGGGTTCGTCGCCCACCTCACCGACATCGCCTCCGCGATCCGGCTCGGCGACCCGAGCGAGGCGGCCACCCAGATGGGCCCGCTGATCAGCGAGCGCCAGCGCTCCAAGGTGGCCGCGCTCGTGGACTCAGCCCGTGAGGAGGGGGCCACGATCACCACCGGTGGGGTGGTGCCCGACCTGCCCGCGCCGCTGTCCGACGGGTTCTTCTACGCGCCGACCGTCATCGCCGACGCGAACATGGACATGCGGGTCGCGCGCGAGGAGATCTTCGGCCCCGTCGCGGTCGTCATCCCGTTCGACGACGAGGCGGAGGTGCTCGCGATGGCCAACGACAACCCCTACGGTCTCGGAGCCGGTGTGTGGACCCGCGACATCGCTCGGGGGCATCGGGTCGCGAACGGCATCAGGGCGGGGATGGTGTGGATCAACGATCACCACCGTCTCGAGCCGTCGCTGCCCTGGGGCGGCATCAAGGAGTCCGGGATCGGGAAGGACGCCGGCATCGAGTCCTTCCAGGAGTTCTCCTGGCTCAAGACCGTCGTCACCCGGATCTCCGAGACCAGCGTCGACTGGTACGGCGGAGCCGACGAGCGACTGAACTGA
- a CDS encoding MFS transporter, which translates to MATQIRTAPRVGWRQEITRAQWLVLAGTMLGWGLDGFAGSLYTLVLGPAMGELLPHSGIEVGPATIGLYGGLTVALFLAGWAVGGILFGVLADYLGRTRILAVGVLVYAVFTAAAAFADTWWQLGILRFIAGLGSGVEAPVGAALIAESWRNRYRARAGGIMMSGYAAGFFAAALAFALLGGLGWRFMMGLAVLPAILVWFIRRFVKEPPESKEAIRARRERKRAGIRSSKDAFVLRRLFMKPLLRPTLVCTAIATGALIVFWSVTTWYPQIIRQMGTAESWTDAQTAQNVALASMLFNAGGVVGYAAWGFIADRIGRRPTFLLTFGVAAVAIGFLFPFAHTFTVYAIVMPVLGFALFGSLSGAFIYSPELFPTSVRATAIAFCNSVGRIFTAAGPLVAGVIAASWFAGDLGIATTVISALGIIGLVGVAFARETKGSPLPTDEPSAQPIPATTA; encoded by the coding sequence ATGGCGACGCAGATCCGCACCGCACCCCGGGTGGGATGGCGGCAGGAGATCACCAGGGCGCAGTGGCTGGTCCTGGCCGGCACGATGCTCGGCTGGGGGCTGGACGGCTTCGCGGGCAGCCTCTACACGCTCGTCCTCGGACCGGCGATGGGGGAGCTGCTGCCGCACAGCGGCATCGAGGTGGGTCCCGCGACGATCGGGCTCTACGGCGGACTCACGGTGGCGCTGTTCCTGGCCGGCTGGGCCGTGGGCGGGATCCTCTTCGGGGTGCTCGCCGACTACCTCGGCCGGACCAGGATCCTCGCCGTCGGCGTCCTGGTCTACGCGGTGTTCACGGCCGCGGCGGCCTTCGCCGACACCTGGTGGCAGCTCGGCATCCTGCGGTTCATCGCGGGGCTCGGCTCGGGCGTCGAGGCGCCCGTGGGTGCAGCCCTCATCGCCGAGTCGTGGCGGAACCGCTACCGCGCCCGGGCCGGCGGCATCATGATGTCGGGCTATGCGGCGGGGTTCTTCGCCGCCGCCCTCGCCTTCGCCCTCCTCGGCGGGCTCGGATGGCGCTTCATGATGGGCCTCGCGGTGCTCCCCGCCATCCTCGTGTGGTTCATCCGCCGGTTCGTGAAGGAGCCGCCGGAGTCGAAGGAGGCCATCCGCGCCCGCCGCGAGCGCAAGCGTGCCGGGATCCGGAGCAGCAAGGACGCCTTCGTCCTCCGGCGGCTGTTCATGAAGCCGCTGCTTCGACCGACGCTCGTCTGCACGGCCATCGCCACGGGAGCCCTGATCGTGTTCTGGTCGGTCACGACCTGGTACCCCCAGATCATCCGGCAGATGGGCACGGCCGAGTCGTGGACCGACGCGCAGACCGCTCAGAACGTCGCGCTCGCCTCCATGCTGTTCAACGCGGGCGGTGTCGTCGGATACGCGGCGTGGGGCTTCATCGCCGACAGGATCGGGCGGAGGCCCACGTTCCTCCTCACCTTCGGGGTCGCGGCCGTCGCGATCGGCTTCCTCTTCCCGTTCGCCCACACGTTCACGGTCTACGCCATCGTGATGCCCGTCCTCGGGTTCGCGCTGTTCGGATCCCTGTCCGGCGCGTTCATCTACAGCCCCGAGCTGTTCCCCACCAGCGTCCGCGCCACCGCCATCGCGTTCTGCAACAGCGTCGGCCGGATCTTCACCGCGGCCGGGCCGCTGGTCGCGGGGGTCATCGCCGCCTCGTGGTTCGCGGGCGACCTGGGCATCGCCACGACGGTCATCTCGGCCTTGGGGATCATCGGGCTCGTCGGCGTCGCGTTCGCCCGGGAGACCAAGGGGAGCCCGCTGCCCACGGACGAGCCCTCGGCGCAGCCGATCCCGGCCACCACGGCGTGA
- a CDS encoding FAD binding domain-containing protein produces MTLRTTHPRTTRPRTAAPASDTYRGRRAVVIGGSIGGLTAGLLLRDIGFDVDVYERAGTALHGRGSGIVLQPDTLRWFVERSDADPSALATSTSWVQYLDREDRILSRDQRTWQYTSWGTFYRALLADFGTEHYHFDAAAVDFTPGPTESSVVFADGHSETADLVVFADGIGSIARDRFDPQALSRYSGYVGWRGTVPLRDLSDGTRDLMSDAISYSVVPHSHITLYPIPGEDGTGPDEQLMNYVWYRNVEEGAALNELLTTRTGRTGTVSVPPGQVQEAFLAELRATALDQLAPAAAEVVVKTADPYLQVVIDTRSSRMVVGTSVLLGDAACSARPHAAAGTAKAAADAWALRDALLAADGDIPGALRVWEPPQLQMSEALLTRVVEMGERSQFLGTWYPGDPTLRFGLYGSGITEPETQPDYSALAATA; encoded by the coding sequence ATGACACTCCGCACGACGCACCCCCGCACCACCCGTCCCCGCACCGCGGCCCCCGCGAGCGACACCTACCGAGGCAGGCGCGCCGTCGTCATCGGCGGTTCCATCGGCGGCCTGACCGCGGGGCTGCTCCTGCGCGACATCGGCTTCGACGTCGACGTGTACGAGCGGGCCGGCACCGCTCTGCACGGTCGCGGGAGCGGGATCGTCCTGCAGCCGGACACCCTCCGCTGGTTCGTGGAGCGCAGCGACGCCGATCCCTCGGCCCTGGCCACCTCGACCTCGTGGGTGCAGTACCTCGACCGGGAGGACCGCATCCTCTCGCGGGATCAGCGGACGTGGCAGTACACCTCCTGGGGCACCTTCTATCGCGCCCTGCTGGCCGACTTCGGCACCGAGCACTACCACTTCGATGCTGCCGCCGTGGACTTCACCCCCGGTCCGACCGAGTCCTCCGTCGTGTTCGCGGACGGGCACTCCGAGACCGCGGACCTCGTCGTGTTCGCCGACGGCATCGGATCGATCGCCCGCGACCGCTTCGATCCGCAGGCGCTCAGCCGGTACTCGGGCTATGTCGGCTGGCGGGGCACGGTGCCCCTCCGCGATCTGTCCGACGGCACGAGGGACCTGATGAGCGACGCCATCAGCTACTCGGTCGTCCCCCACTCGCACATCACGCTCTATCCGATCCCCGGCGAGGACGGGACAGGGCCGGACGAGCAGCTGATGAACTACGTCTGGTACCGGAACGTGGAGGAGGGCGCTGCGCTGAACGAGCTGCTCACCACCCGGACCGGACGGACCGGCACGGTGTCGGTCCCGCCCGGCCAGGTGCAGGAGGCGTTCCTCGCCGAACTGCGTGCGACCGCCCTCGACCAGCTCGCGCCCGCCGCCGCGGAGGTCGTGGTGAAGACCGCCGATCCGTACCTGCAGGTCGTCATCGACACCCGGTCGTCGCGGATGGTGGTCGGGACCTCGGTGCTCCTCGGCGACGCCGCCTGCAGCGCTCGACCCCATGCCGCCGCCGGCACGGCGAAGGCGGCCGCCGACGCCTGGGCGCTCCGCGACGCGCTCCTGGCCGCCGATGGAGACATCCCCGGGGCTCTCCGTGTCTGGGAGCCGCCGCAGCTGCAGATGAGCGAGGCCCTGCTGACCAGGGTGGTCGAGATGGGGGAGCGGTCCCAGTTCCTGGGGACCTGGTACCCCGGCGACCCGACCCTCCGGTTCGGCCTCTACGGGTCGGGGATCACCGAGCCGGAGACCCAGCCGGACTACTCCGCCTTGGCCGCGACCGCCTGA
- a CDS encoding amidohydrolase family protein, with protein MTFTLRPGPVDVHAHWLPRELFGLPPGAPFGAITDRDGELHVGETPLSIQTRLMSDVDAIRVDMDRAGIGARVLSAPPFAFARDDLDGATDYVASFNDALARVVRDGGGAFGGFGSVTLADPDVARREIEVLAASEGIYGIAIPPVLADSSLDSEPLVSVLAAAAENDLAVLVHPMQLPSPTLAAHYLVNLLGNPVETATAIASLLLGGIAERLPDLRICFVHGGGCAPDLLGRWDHAWRARADVSRSSSTPPSEGFTRIFLDTVTHDEDAFRLLAQKAGEHRIVLGSDYPFDMADGDPVAHALSWGADEAALARAARELLGL; from the coding sequence ATGACGTTCACCCTCCGTCCGGGCCCGGTCGACGTGCATGCCCACTGGCTGCCGAGGGAGCTGTTCGGACTCCCGCCCGGCGCGCCGTTCGGGGCCATCACCGACCGCGACGGCGAGCTCCACGTCGGCGAGACGCCGCTGTCCATCCAGACGCGCCTGATGAGCGACGTCGACGCCATCCGCGTGGACATGGACAGGGCGGGGATAGGAGCGCGGGTGCTCTCGGCCCCGCCGTTCGCGTTCGCTCGCGACGACCTCGACGGCGCGACCGACTACGTGGCCTCCTTCAACGACGCGCTGGCCCGCGTCGTGCGCGACGGCGGAGGAGCGTTCGGCGGATTCGGTTCCGTCACCCTCGCCGACCCCGACGTCGCGCGTCGCGAGATCGAGGTGCTCGCCGCCTCGGAGGGCATCTACGGGATCGCGATCCCGCCCGTCCTCGCCGACTCGTCGCTCGACTCCGAACCGCTGGTGTCGGTGCTGGCGGCCGCGGCGGAGAACGACCTGGCGGTGCTCGTGCACCCGATGCAGCTGCCGTCGCCGACCCTCGCCGCGCACTACCTGGTCAACCTCCTCGGCAACCCCGTCGAGACCGCGACCGCCATCGCGTCCCTCCTCCTCGGCGGGATCGCCGAGAGGCTCCCGGATCTCAGGATCTGCTTCGTGCACGGCGGCGGATGCGCCCCGGACCTGCTCGGCCGATGGGATCACGCCTGGCGGGCCCGCGCCGACGTCTCCCGCTCCTCGAGCACACCGCCTAGCGAGGGGTTCACGCGGATCTTCCTGGACACCGTCACCCACGACGAGGATGCGTTCCGCCTGCTGGCGCAGAAGGCGGGCGAGCACCGGATCGTGCTCGGCAGCGACTATCCGTTCGACATGGCGGACGGTGACCCGGTCGCCCACGCGCTGTCGTGGGGTGCGGACGAGGCCGCACTCGCCAGAGCGGCGAGGGAGCTCCTCGGCCTGTAG
- a CDS encoding cupin domain-containing protein, translating to MDSDETIPHHETPTFGDPDLPPEGESNTVDDQAALTMTGPQNPVIASQFPNQIDAPGTDISTQAFFWSSFNISPRRVQRGGWARELTKADFAISDEIAGVNMYLESGGIRELHWHQTAEWAVMTRGRCRVTTISRAGLPSVEDVEEGDLWYFPAGTPHSLQGLGPDGAEFVLAFDDGAQSESNTLLLTDWFAHTPPEVLAKNFGVAQETFKDIPLHNLWIFPGDEPGELEKDQADANVTWGAAEPIIFRLSRSQPVHSNSGGSIRIADSTNFPLSSTVAAALVTIEPGSMRELHWHPNADEWQYYLRGSARMTVFNTGPHANTTDFRAGDVGVVKRNYGHYVENTGDDVLQFLEVFKADRYEEVSLANWLSHVPPSLVAAHLNVPEDVIATFPRGAQGITPIR from the coding sequence ATGGACAGCGACGAGACCATTCCACACCACGAGACACCGACGTTCGGTGACCCCGACCTGCCGCCCGAAGGCGAGTCGAACACCGTCGACGACCAGGCGGCCCTGACGATGACGGGACCGCAGAACCCCGTCATCGCGAGCCAGTTCCCCAACCAGATCGACGCTCCCGGCACCGACATCAGCACCCAGGCGTTCTTCTGGTCCTCCTTCAACATCTCGCCCCGTCGTGTGCAGCGCGGAGGGTGGGCCAGGGAGCTGACCAAGGCCGACTTCGCGATCTCGGATGAGATCGCCGGCGTCAACATGTACCTCGAGAGCGGCGGCATCCGCGAGCTCCACTGGCACCAGACCGCGGAGTGGGCCGTCATGACCCGGGGGAGGTGCCGGGTGACGACGATCAGCCGCGCGGGGCTGCCCAGCGTCGAGGACGTCGAGGAGGGCGACCTCTGGTACTTCCCCGCGGGGACGCCTCACTCGCTGCAGGGTCTCGGCCCGGACGGAGCCGAGTTCGTCCTGGCGTTCGACGACGGCGCGCAGTCGGAGTCGAACACGCTGCTGCTCACCGACTGGTTCGCCCACACGCCGCCGGAGGTGCTGGCGAAGAACTTCGGGGTGGCGCAGGAGACGTTCAAGGACATCCCGCTCCACAACCTGTGGATCTTCCCCGGCGACGAGCCGGGTGAGCTCGAGAAGGACCAGGCCGACGCGAACGTGACCTGGGGTGCGGCCGAGCCGATCATCTTCCGGCTCTCGCGGTCGCAGCCCGTGCACTCCAACAGCGGCGGCAGCATCCGCATCGCCGACAGCACGAACTTCCCGCTCTCCAGCACCGTCGCGGCGGCGCTGGTGACAATCGAGCCGGGATCGATGCGAGAGCTGCACTGGCACCCCAACGCCGACGAATGGCAGTACTACCTCCGGGGGTCGGCGCGGATGACCGTCTTCAACACCGGACCGCACGCCAACACGACCGACTTCCGCGCCGGCGACGTCGGTGTCGTGAAGCGCAACTACGGTCACTACGTCGAGAACACCGGCGATGACGTGCTGCAGTTCCTCGAGGTGTTCAAGGCCGACAGGTACGAGGAGGTCTCGCTCGCGAACTGGCTGTCGCACGTCCCGCCGTCGCTCGTGGCCGCGCACCTGAACGTGCCCGAGGACGTGATCGCGACGTTCCCGCGCGGAGCCCAGGGCATCACGCCGATCCGCTGA
- a CDS encoding MFS transporter: MSAILDADTVITARRRVRRAAVSGFFGSALEYYDFLVYGSASALIFGKLFFPESGAAATFLSIATFGVAYVVRPLGAVLWGHIGDRFGRRRALVLTIALMGIATFLIGALPTFQAIGYAASALLVLLRLVQGLSAGGESPGSTSLTVEHAPEGRRAWYTSFTMSGMQFGIALGSLVFIPVALLPEEALYSWGWRIPFLISGVFTVVAYLLRRKLDEPDTFTAMKADESRAKLPIAVLLKDHWRTTVRVLFLSTVNIVGTIFNVFALAYGTQNGIPSAVMLAVVSLGNLVAVVAAPLSGLLSDRFGRRPLFIVGSLGASASMALLFVAIDAGNIPMVYLTGVIGIGIFYCIPITVGATWYPEQFPAQVRYTGMAVGLMLGILLAGFAPAIAQGFGAGGTNWWPAILLCGGASIVSSLVAVFAPETFRTTKAALGVKA; this comes from the coding sequence ATGTCCGCCATCCTCGACGCCGACACCGTCATCACGGCCCGACGGAGAGTCCGTCGTGCCGCCGTCTCGGGCTTCTTCGGAAGCGCGCTGGAGTACTACGACTTCCTGGTCTACGGCTCCGCGTCCGCGCTGATCTTCGGGAAGCTGTTCTTCCCCGAGTCGGGCGCGGCCGCCACGTTCCTCTCCATCGCGACGTTCGGTGTCGCCTACGTCGTCCGTCCGCTCGGCGCGGTCCTGTGGGGACACATCGGCGACCGGTTCGGTCGTCGCCGAGCGCTCGTGCTCACCATCGCCCTGATGGGGATCGCGACGTTCCTGATCGGAGCGCTCCCGACGTTCCAGGCCATCGGCTACGCCGCATCGGCCCTCCTCGTCCTCCTCCGACTGGTCCAGGGGCTGTCGGCGGGAGGGGAGTCGCCCGGCTCGACGTCGCTGACGGTCGAGCACGCCCCCGAGGGCAGACGAGCCTGGTACACCAGCTTCACCATGAGCGGCATGCAGTTCGGCATCGCCCTCGGCAGCCTGGTGTTCATCCCGGTGGCCCTGCTGCCCGAGGAGGCGCTGTACAGCTGGGGATGGCGCATCCCGTTCCTGATCAGCGGCGTCTTCACCGTCGTGGCGTATCTGCTGCGGCGCAAGCTCGACGAGCCCGACACGTTCACTGCCATGAAGGCGGACGAGTCCCGCGCCAAGCTGCCCATCGCCGTGCTCCTGAAGGACCACTGGCGCACCACCGTGCGGGTGCTGTTCCTCAGCACCGTCAACATCGTCGGCACCATCTTCAACGTCTTCGCCCTCGCCTACGGCACGCAGAACGGGATCCCCAGCGCCGTGATGCTCGCCGTGGTGTCCCTCGGGAACCTCGTCGCCGTCGTCGCCGCTCCCCTGTCGGGGCTGCTCTCCGACCGGTTCGGACGCCGGCCGCTGTTCATCGTCGGATCTCTCGGCGCGAGCGCATCCATGGCCCTGCTGTTCGTCGCGATCGACGCCGGGAACATCCCGATGGTGTACCTGACCGGGGTCATCGGCATCGGCATCTTCTACTGCATCCCCATCACCGTCGGGGCGACCTGGTACCCGGAGCAGTTCCCCGCGCAGGTGCGGTACACGGGCATGGCGGTCGGCCTGATGCTCGGCATCCTGCTCGCCGGGTTCGCACCGGCGATCGCGCAGGGCTTCGGTGCCGGCGGGACGAACTGGTGGCCCGCGATCCTGCTCTGCGGCGGAGCGTCGATCGTCTCCTCCCTGGTGGCGGTGTTCGCGCCCGAGACCTTCCGCACGACCAAGGCCGCCCTCGGCGTGAAGGCCTGA
- a CDS encoding VOC family protein, which yields MIALDHIAIWSGNLYRTTVELSRETGIGSADGGWFPGLGLGQKILSLGGTVYVEIESIVDHRNILDGHPVALELERQTAAGDCFAGLCLRSDDMAEIEAFAAHRGVEVSTEIAGGKVLMVPGQKRGKAAHAPDFLHSWLLGKPNIYYVSDLDSHSSLLAPQPGTGEVEGLGVTSLELGGTEDDLRDWLGDIDISGLGVDLRFNGRSDGLYAVGFDSTAGPQEIRLSPITLQPQFS from the coding sequence ATGATTGCACTCGACCACATCGCGATCTGGTCCGGGAACCTGTACCGCACGACCGTGGAGCTCAGCCGCGAGACCGGCATCGGAAGCGCGGACGGGGGCTGGTTCCCGGGTCTCGGTCTCGGCCAGAAGATCCTCTCGCTGGGTGGCACCGTCTACGTCGAGATCGAGAGCATCGTCGACCACCGGAACATCCTCGACGGCCACCCGGTCGCGCTCGAGCTGGAGCGCCAGACCGCAGCCGGGGACTGCTTCGCGGGCCTCTGCCTGCGCAGCGACGACATGGCCGAGATCGAGGCGTTCGCCGCTCACCGGGGAGTGGAGGTGTCGACGGAGATCGCCGGCGGCAAGGTGCTGATGGTGCCCGGCCAGAAGCGCGGCAAGGCCGCCCACGCCCCGGACTTCCTCCACTCCTGGCTCCTGGGCAAGCCGAACATCTACTACGTCTCGGATCTCGACAGCCACTCCAGCCTGCTGGCGCCTCAGCCGGGCACCGGCGAGGTCGAGGGGCTCGGAGTCACGTCCCTGGAACTCGGCGGCACGGAGGACGACCTCCGCGACTGGCTGGGCGACATCGACATCTCAGGGCTCGGCGTCGACCTCCGCTTCAACGGGCGAAGCGACGGACTCTACGCCGTCGGCTTCGACTCCACCGCCGGTCCGCAGGAGATCCGGCTCTCCCCCATCACCCTTCAGCCCCAGTTCTCGTGA